The sequence below is a genomic window from Acetivibrio clariflavus DSM 19732.
TTAATTACTTCATCAAGATATTCAACTTAAATCTTCTCAAACTCAAGTAGCTCACTTTTATATAATTTTAATTTTTCACCGGCAGCCAGATAACCTGCATTTATCCAGCCTTTTCCTTCTACCCAGAATGGATGCGTTGTTGTAGTGCATATTTCTTCATCTCCGGCAAATACATGAATTAAAGTATCGGTTTCACTTACAAATACATTAGTAACCTTCTTTAATCCCTTTTCACCAGTCTTTAGATTCTCTGAATATCCCTTATATCCAACCTGTATATCCTTTATCTGCCTGCTCTCAACTTTTGTTACAATTAGCGCATCGATTGTAAATCAGAATCCTTCAACAAAGTCTGGTGCACTAGTAAGTAAATGGATTATATTTTATTATTTTTATTCATATTATAAATGTAATTATTTTAATTTCCGCTATACGGTCAATAAAGTACATAAATATCCTTAATATGTATTGCAAAATCTACTAATATGTAATTTTTACTTCATAAAAACTCATTTATTTTTAGGGATATTCTTCTCTCGTATTTTGAGACAATTATCCTAATAATAAGTACTTCTAATCATGTTATTTCTGTACTTGTCTTGTTCTGATCTGTGGTTCAATTATTGGTTTAGTTTTATCAAATAGAACTTCTGAAAAATCAAACTCAGGTACAAGGTTTTCTTTATTTCTATACGCTAAAGCTTGCTTTCCATCCCATACAAAAGCATTTTCACCTAAATGTCTCTTTATTTTTTCTCTAACATCATTTGGTATAGGCTCAAATATGTTATTTGTAGTTTGTATGGCTATTACTTTATCTCCTATAGATTCTACTTTATATGCAGGTGCAGACAAGAGTTTGTCTCTACCAAATAAATCAATATACGGTTTCCCGAAAAAATTCATCCAGTGCAACTCCGGATGTCTAATTTCCAAATCTATCGGCTCAAACGCACCGGGAATGCTTTCATTCACTATCTTACCATATACCGGTTCAATCAAACATACCAGTTCTTTACACAGATTTAAGAATTTATTAAAATTATTCTCATTTTTTACATATTCAATATTTACAGAAAAGAAAAAACCATTAAAATGAATAATATTTTCCTTTCTTCAGCTTATCATATAACTTGCTTTACTTTTGCTTTTTGACTTCATTAAAAGAAGCCCTTCAGCAAACTCATTTTTAGAAACCTCTCTGTTCATTTCATCTTCCATCCATGCATCAATGACCGCGCTTATATCATTTGGATCATATTTTCTTTTTAATGGTTCATACATATCAAACTTCTGTGGCATAAACTCTTTTCCATATTCATTAATCTTGCATATTACATTATTTGCAAAATCTCTGTCTTGAAAATTTTTTAAGCTCATAAGCTTTAATCCAATTGATGGATAAGTATAATCCATTTAATTCACTCCTATTTGAAGTATTTTATTTATACTCAATGCTTCACATTTTCGGAATTAGTGTATCGCCTAAAAAGCATACAATAATCAAACAGATATCCAAATCAATTCATCCTTAATTCATATTAAAGTCGGTATAACCCGTATTTCCTAAACTATAATCTTCATATCCTTTTTTCTTGTCTTTAATTTAGTTAAGTATATTAACTGCAAAACAAAAACTTTTACAAAGTTTAATTCACTGGTACCTACTATGCAATCTGTATGTTTTTGATAATAAGATTTATATATCATACTATAAAAAATTATATCATTTCCATCAGTTATTGTAAGCGTGTTCCAAAAATTAATGTACAATAAATCTATTCTTTAAAAATATAAAAAAGAATAGCCATACCAAGAGCAAACCTGTATGACCATTCCCTTATTTGTCTCCATCGATCTTATTTAATCAAAATCCCGTTCTATTGCAAAGTAATTCTTTTTTCATTATTGCATAGTCTATTGAATTAACGTCTCCGTTATTGTCTACATCTGCTTTGCATATCCTGAATTTCTTAAAAATCCTTCTTTATAAACAAATCTTGGCATGTTATCTATCTCTTCATACCAATATTTTCTCATACTCACAAACCATACCCTTCTAGCATCATTTTCTCCATCTCAAAAGACAGCGTTCTAATTTGTCAAACAAAAAAGTGACACCCGTTACAACGAATCCTATGAAAATAATCCCTACAATAACCCTCGGATAATCTGCAAAATCGGAAAAATACTTCACATACCATCCCAAGCCGGAAGTTGCTCCAATCATTTCCGCGGCAGTCAGAAGAATAAAAGACATGACAAGTCCGATAGTGGCACCGCTTATGATAGAAGGCAAGGTTGCCGGCAAAATCACCTGAAAAAGCATTGCACCTTCATTTACATTCAGAGCTTTCGCCGAGTCAATAATTCTTTTATCCACATTAAACACGCCGTTTAGGGTATTAATAAACACCGGCCAGAAAGCTCCGATAAAAATGATGAATATGGATGCCGCCTTAAACGTTGGAAGTATGGCAATGGCATAAGGAATATACACTATGGGAGGTATCGGTCCCAATACTTTTGTAAGTGGATTTACAGCCTTGTAAAGTCTTTTTTTCCAACCAATAACCAGGGCCAGTGGAATGGCTAAAGCCAAAGCCAGAAGGTACCCCGCAAACAGCAGCTGAAATGAGCTTAAAGTCCCTTTTAAAAGTTCCGGCAGTTCCGATATCAATAATGCGGGGACGTTCGAAGGGGAAGGAAAAAGGAACCTGTCTGCCAAATCGGTTTTTGTTGTAAAAATCTCCCATACTATCAAAATCCCATATACAATGGCAATAACATCACCGACAGTCTGAAGCTTCTCATTATCTTTTTTCAATAATAAATTCAGTATATATATAACTTCCAGTGCAAGCACCAATCCAATATAATACCAGGTGTTTACATCAGCTCTTTTGGACGGAAAAAGCTCGAGCACCAATGCCGCCAAAAAGAAAGCATTTGTCACATTGAGTATTCTCCTCACAAAAATTCCCCCTCTCCAAATTCACCTACAGAACCACCTCATCTCCGCCTATTTTCTCTATCAAATCGTCATAGAAGAGGCTGACAAGTTTGTTTCTAAGAGTCAAATACTCTTCCGATCTTATAAGAGTCGCTCTGTCCCTGGGTCTTTTCAAATCAACATCTATTTGTTTCTTGATGGTTCCCGGCCCTGCTGACATTACAAAAATCTTGTCTGACAAAAGTATTGCTTCATCTATGTCATGGGTAACCAGTATAACCGTCTTTCTTTCATTTCCATTGTCCCAAAGGTTTAGAAGAAGCTCTTGCAAAACCACTCTGTTTTTTGCGTCCAAAGCGCCAAAGGGCTCATCCATCAAAAGAATCCCGGGATTCATTGCAAAGGCTCTGGCAATAGCAACTCTCTGCTGCATACCTCCCGACAGTTGAGACGGATATTTGTTTTTAAAGTCGCCAAGCCCTACCAAATCCAAGTATTTATCAGCGATTTCCTCTATCTCCTTTTTGCTTTTTTTCTTATAGACCTGCTTTAACCCAAAAATCAAATTTTTACGGGCAGTCATCCACGGAAACAATGAATAGTGCTGAAAAACAACCCCTCTTTCCGTGCCGGTACCCTCAATCTGCTTTCCGTCCAGCAAAATATATCCATTAGTAGGAAAATTAAGGCCTGTCAACAGACTTAAAAGCGTGCTCTTGCCGCACCCGCTTGGTCCGATAATACTTACAAACTCCCCTTCGTTTATGGACATACTGATGTCTTTAATAGCGCAAAACCTGCTATTGTGTTCCTCATACTCCAAGGATACATTTTGCAAGCAAATTTTACTCATGGTCATACTTCCCCTTTACTCCTTAAAATCCGCTTTAAGCTTTTTATAAACTTCATCATCGGGATATTCCTTCAGAACATCTTCGAGGGCAAGTTTATATATTGATGTGTCTATATAATCTTCTATGTTCAGATCGGAAGTAATATATCCGGACTTGTTTATTAAATCCCAGAACTTCACAACTCCTTCTTTATCCGGATCAGGTATGCTGTATATATGACCGCCGTATGTTTCTTCTTTTATAATATCCTTGTCTGTTTTTGCATATTTCGAAATAATGTCCACTGTTTCATCCTGGTTTTCCAAATAAAATTTGTATGCCTTTATCAAAGCCGCCATAAACTTTACAAAATTTTCTTTGTTTTCCTTTATATTAGACGAAAGGGCAACCTGACGGCAGCAAGTATGCATCTTGACCAATTCTCCGGAATATTTCACTATTTCAAGTCCCTGCTTTTCCCCAAGTTTTATAAATGGAGTCCATACAATACCCGCATCAACGCTTCCTTTC
It includes:
- a CDS encoding dockerin type I domain-containing protein, which translates into the protein MFKKFRICKADVDNNGDVNSIDYAIMKKELLCNRTGF
- a CDS encoding polymorphic toxin-type HINT domain-containing protein, whose protein sequence is MDALIVTKVESRQIKDIQVGYKGYSENLKTGEKGLKKVTNVFVSETDTLIHVFAGDEEICTTTTHPFWVEGKGWINAGYLAAGEKLKLYKSELLEFEKI
- a CDS encoding ABC transporter permease gives rise to the protein MRRILNVTNAFFLAALVLELFPSKRADVNTWYYIGLVLALEVIYILNLLLKKDNEKLQTVGDVIAIVYGILIVWEIFTTKTDLADRFLFPSPSNVPALLISELPELLKGTLSSFQLLFAGYLLALALAIPLALVIGWKKRLYKAVNPLTKVLGPIPPIVYIPYAIAILPTFKAASIFIIFIGAFWPVFINTLNGVFNVDKRIIDSAKALNVNEGAMLFQVILPATLPSIISGATIGLVMSFILLTAAEMIGATSGLGWYVKYFSDFADYPRVIVGIIFIGFVVTGVTFLFDKLERCLLRWRK
- a CDS encoding ABC transporter ATP-binding protein, which gives rise to MSKICLQNVSLEYEEHNSRFCAIKDISMSINEGEFVSIIGPSGCGKSTLLSLLTGLNFPTNGYILLDGKQIEGTGTERGVVFQHYSLFPWMTARKNLIFGLKQVYKKKSKKEIEEIADKYLDLVGLGDFKNKYPSQLSGGMQQRVAIARAFAMNPGILLMDEPFGALDAKNRVVLQELLLNLWDNGNERKTVILVTHDIDEAILLSDKIFVMSAGPGTIKKQIDVDLKRPRDRATLIRSEEYLTLRNKLVSLFYDDLIEKIGGDEVVL